From Ignisphaera aggregans DSM 17230, the proteins below share one genomic window:
- a CDS encoding transcriptional regulator MarR family (COGs: COG3888 transcriptional regulator protein~KEGG: dka:DKAM_0829 transcriptional regulator MarR family~SPTR: B8D4X4 Transcriptional regulator MarR family~PFAM: MarR family), with protein sequence MISHIDHSRVIQKILDILSKNPGGIQQSQLPNLLNISRSYLSIILRDLERQGLIQRIKIGTTYIVKPLQIYHRSSDKVLRMGIVWSSEYLFLGYFVKMVKDSMDIDVEVNVYPNAIQTMVEMIKGNIDMALSPLVTELYGYILSRDIVIVGGGAGGGSYIYEIPESRRNIVVSSNVSTMDLCRYIAIKRGLIDASDTNYFYSPSEAISIAKRGLAKYIIVWHPLSLSIEMLGARKVLGCGDLEEIYHCCTLAISRRLGFENIEKLGSIYRMSIERFLADPTRFLEWYSLKTNIDISLLKKAVNLYRYDPEIDKHSLSLLLNTLSIEIPSRNEIMKAIL encoded by the coding sequence ATGATATCACATATTGATCACTCTAGAGTAATACAGAAGATACTTGATATACTCTCTAAAAATCCTGGGGGGATACAGCAATCACAACTTCCCAACCTACTAAACATATCAAGATCCTATCTAAGTATTATTCTTAGAGATTTAGAGAGACAGGGATTGATTCAACGAATTAAGATTGGAACTACATATATTGTTAAACCATTGCAGATATATCATAGGTCTAGTGACAAGGTGCTTAGGATGGGAATTGTATGGTCTAGTGAATATCTATTCTTGGGCTACTTTGTTAAAATGGTTAAGGATTCTATGGATATAGATGTAGAGGTTAATGTTTATCCAAATGCTATTCAAACCATGGTTGAAATGATAAAGGGTAATATTGATATGGCTTTAAGTCCTCTGGTAACAGAGCTCTATGGATATATACTGTCTAGGGATATTGTTATTGTTGGTGGTGGAGCTGGTGGAGGCTCATATATCTATGAAATACCTGAGAGTAGGAGGAATATCGTCGTATCTAGTAATGTTTCGACAATGGATTTATGTAGATATATAGCTATTAAACGAGGGCTTATTGATGCTAGTGATACAAATTATTTCTATAGCCCTAGCGAGGCTATTAGTATTGCTAAAAGAGGCTTAGCTAAGTATATTATTGTTTGGCATCCTCTATCACTATCTATAGAGATGCTTGGTGCTAGAAAGGTCTTAGGGTGTGGAGATCTTGAAGAGATATATCACTGTTGTACTCTAGCTATATCGAGAAGACTTGGCTTTGAGAATATTGAGAAGTTAGGTTCTATCTATAGGATGTCTATAGAGAGATTCCTAGCTGATCCTACAAGATTCTTAGAGTGGTATTCACTAAAAACAAATATCGATATATCATTGCTAAAAAAGGCAGTAAACCTCTATAGATATGACCCTGAAATTGACAAACATTCGCTATCTCTATTACTCAACACCTTATCCATAGAGATACCATCTAGAAATGAGATTATGAAAGCTATACTATAG
- a CDS encoding Radical SAM domain protein (COGs: COG1533 DNA repair photolyase~InterPro IPR007197:IPR020392~KEGG: smr:Smar_0349 radical SAM domain-containing protein~PFAM: Radical SAM domain protein~SPTR: A3DLF1 Radical SAM domain protein~PFAM: Radical SAM superfamily) has protein sequence MKIIEIEISSALSPSGLPDIDYALNPYLGCYHGCLYCYARLYTRDRYISDNWGEVVAVKKNLLNVLQREVNSIKRGVVGIGTITDPYQPVEAIYKLSRGSIEILATKKFPISIQTKSSLILRDIDLLTKYRDLIDVGITITSIDNSMAFLEPRASPPWARINAIRKLSEAGIKVWIFFGPIVPGINDDINTIREILTIAKETNSILYYDSLHIKPFMMRNKYLIDIVKEVKRYRWNDLFSIIKSLCKEYNVLCRPGFGEKEGDRYSISLDIYKKQH, from the coding sequence TTGAAGATTATCGAGATTGAGATATCATCGGCATTATCACCCTCAGGCTTACCAGATATTGACTATGCTTTAAATCCCTATCTTGGATGTTATCATGGATGTCTCTATTGTTATGCAAGGCTATATACACGTGATAGATATATATCTGATAATTGGGGAGAGGTTGTAGCTGTTAAGAAGAATCTTCTCAATGTTCTACAAAGAGAGGTTAATAGCATTAAGAGAGGTGTTGTTGGTATAGGAACTATTACAGATCCTTACCAACCTGTAGAAGCTATATATAAACTGTCTAGAGGTAGTATAGAGATTCTAGCTACAAAGAAATTCCCTATTAGTATACAAACTAAGAGTAGTCTTATTCTAAGGGATATTGATCTTCTAACAAAATATCGTGATCTTATAGATGTGGGTATAACAATAACATCTATAGATAACTCAATGGCTTTTCTCGAACCTAGAGCTTCACCACCTTGGGCAAGGATAAATGCTATTCGTAAGCTTTCTGAAGCCGGGATAAAGGTATGGATATTTTTTGGCCCTATAGTTCCTGGAATAAATGATGATATTAATACTATAAGGGAGATATTAACGATTGCTAAGGAGACAAATAGCATACTATACTATGATTCACTCCATATAAAGCCATTTATGATGAGAAACAAATATTTAATAGATATTGTGAAAGAGGTAAAGAGATATAGATGGAATGATCTATTCTCAATAATAAAGAGCCTTTGTAAGGAATACAATGTTTTATGTAGACCCGGATTCGGTGAAAAGGAAGGAGATAGATATAGTATATCTCTTGACATATACAAAAAACAGCATTAG
- a CDS encoding thymidylate synthase (COGs: COG0207 Thymidylate synthase~InterPro IPR000398~KEGG: ote:Oter_1327 thymidylate synthase-like protein~PFAM: thymidylate synthase~SPTR: B1ZRC5 Thymidylate synthase-like protein~PFAM: Thymidylate synthase~TIGRFAM: thymidylate synthase, methanogen type) — protein sequence MSIVYLEADSLPEAWERSLVMLSEKGVVIETEYNERSIDAPAVIVVRNPFSEPRIHLKGIVAGSLKGLFEYVDEIIHGIHDYLVEKFGYTYHERLFAYRLPDGRIVNQIEKIVEKLRKTPYTRRAQAITWQPWKDLETEHPPCLQRIWFRVIDGKLVMHIHMRSNDAFKAAFMNMYAFTELQRFVANELGVEPGRYIHIADSYHVYERDWKWFEKFVEQAKSGELKRFWKTTEEFKKIAKV from the coding sequence ATGTCTATAGTCTATCTCGAGGCAGATTCTTTGCCTGAGGCATGGGAGAGGAGTCTTGTGATGCTTAGTGAGAAAGGTGTTGTAATTGAGACTGAGTATAATGAGAGAAGTATTGATGCACCTGCTGTAATAGTTGTTAGAAACCCGTTTTCAGAGCCGAGGATACATCTAAAGGGTATTGTTGCAGGTTCTCTAAAGGGTCTTTTTGAATATGTTGATGAGATTATCCATGGGATTCACGACTATCTAGTTGAGAAATTTGGCTATACATATCATGAGAGACTTTTTGCCTATAGACTACCAGATGGAAGAATTGTTAACCAGATTGAGAAGATTGTAGAAAAGCTTAGGAAGACTCCATATACGAGAAGAGCACAGGCAATAACATGGCAGCCGTGGAAAGATTTAGAGACTGAGCATCCACCATGTCTACAGAGGATATGGTTTAGAGTTATAGATGGAAAACTCGTTATGCATATACATATGAGAAGCAATGATGCATTCAAGGCTGCTTTCATGAATATGTATGCATTTACAGAGCTACAGAGATTTGTAGCAAATGAACTTGGTGTTGAGCCAGGTAGATATATCCATATAGCTGATAGCTACCATGTATATGAAAGAGATTGGAAGTGGTTCGAAAAATTTGTTGAACAAGCAAAATCTGGAGAACTAAAAAGGTTTTGGAAAACAACAGAGGAATTCAAAAAGATAGCAAAGGTATAG